A stretch of the Cheilinus undulatus linkage group 11, ASM1832078v1, whole genome shotgun sequence genome encodes the following:
- the ubiad1 gene encoding ubiA prenyltransferase domain-containing protein 1 — MAKELKQSRAETFVLHGSNGHNGQQWQTGMNNLTSHSQGQNRTSRMARVASDVRHKCAAYVLALRPWSFSASLTPVALGSALAYKLEGSVDLVILMVCAVAVLVVHGAGNLVNTYYDFSKGIDHKKSDDRTLVDEILAPQDVVMFGALLYSLGCLCATLLYFLSTLRLEHLALIYFGGLSSSFLYTGGIGLKYVALGDVVILITFGPLAVMFAHAVQVGYLSVLPLVYAVPLALNTEAILHSNNTRDMDSDKQAGIVTLAILIGPTLSYILYNLLLFVPYVLFCILATRYTISMALPLLTLPMAFPLEKQFRSRCYAKIPQKTAKLNLLMGLFYVFGIILAPPGSLPLL; from the exons ATGGCCAAAGAGCTGAAACAAAGCAGGGCAGAAACATTTGTACTGCATGGATCAAATGGACACAATGGCCAGCAGTGGCAGACTGGTATGAATAACTTAACCAGCCACTCTCAGGGCCAAAACCGCACGTCGAGGATGGCCCGGGTGGCTTCAGATGTGAGGCACAAGTGTGCTGCCTATGTGCTCGCGCTGAGGCCTTGGAGCTTCAGTGCCTCGCTCACTCCGGTGGCCCTCGGCAGCGCTTTGGCGTACAAACTGGAGGGCTCTGTGGACTTGGTAATCCTCATGGTGTGCGCGGTGGCTGTCCTGGTAGTTCACGGGGCGGGGAACCTTGTGAACACCTACTATGACTTCTCCAAAGGAATCGACCACAAGAAGAGTGACGATAGGACTCTTGTGGATGAAATCTTGGCACCACAGGATGTTGTCATGTTTGGAGCTTTGTTATACTCTTTGGGGTGCTTGTGTGCCACTCTGCTCTACTTCCTGTCTACACTGAGACTGGAGCACCTAGCCCTTATTTACTTTGGTGGACTCTCCAGCTCTTTTTTATACACAGGAG GCATTGGCCTCAAGTATGTTGCTCTGGGAGATGTGGTCATCCTCATTACCTTCGGCCCGCTGGCAGTCATGTTTGCTCATGCTGTGCAGGTCGGCTACCTGTCTGTGCTGCCACTGGTGTACGCCGTTCCCCTGGCCCTCAACACAGAAGCCATCCTCCACAGCAACAACACCAGAGACATGGACTCTGACAAGCAGGCGGGCATCGTCACCCTGGCCATCCTCATAGGCCCCACGCTATCTTACATCCTCTACAACCTCTTGCTCTTCGTCCCCTACGTGCTCTTCTGCATCCTTGCCACCCGTTACACCATCAGCATGGCGCTGCCTCTGCTCACGCTGCCCATGGCCTTCCCGCTGGAGAAGCAGTTTCGCAGCCGGTGCTACGCCAAGATCCCTCAGAAAACGGCCAAGCTCAACTTGCTAATGGGACTTTTCTACGTGTTTGGGATCATTCTGGCACCTCCAGGCAGCTTGCCGCTCCTGTGA